The genomic window CGGTGGAAGGTACCCCGAAACTGTTTGCCGAGTTGCCGCAGGTGGATGTGCTGGTGAACAACCTTGGCATCTTTGAGACGAAGCCGTTTCTTGAGATTGATGACGCAGAGTGGATGCGTTTTCTGGATACGAATGTACTCAGCGGCGTGCGTGTGACGCGGCAGTACTTACCTGGCATGCTGGAACGCAAGTGGGGACGCGTGTTGTTTGTCTCCAGCGAAAGTGGTGTGCAGATTCCTCCAGAAATGGTGCACTACGGCGTGACGAAAGCGGCGCAGATTGCGTTGGCGCGCGGCATTGCAGAGACGATTCCAGCGAGCGGCGTGACGGTGAACAGTCTGCTGCCCGGCCCCACGGAGAGTGAAGGCGTCACCGCAATGATGGAGAAGATTGCGAAGGAAAAGGGCATCACCGTAGAGCAGGTGGAAAAGCAATTCATCGCGACGGACCGTCCTTCGAGCCTGAATAAGCGATTGGCCAAGGTAGAGGAAGTGGCCGCTATGGCTGTCTACCTTTGCAGTGAGCAGGCAAGTGGAACCAATGGTTCGCCAGTACGCGTGGACGGCGGTGTGGTGAAGAGCGCCTGGTAGCTACGGCGTTGTGGCCACGGTAGTGGCCACTTCAGCCTGTTGTTTCACATGCTGCAATACGCGCATATGAATGCGATGAATAATGGCATCAGACCATGGTCGCCAGTATGCCTGCGGCCAGAAGTAGTCCTGGTACCAGGTAGTGCCTTCCAATAGCGTCTGGTTGGCTGACAGCGCGACCAGACGGAACTGTCCGTGGTGTGAACGAAGGTAATTGCGCTCAATGTGCGGCGTGTGCAGAGGCCCCGCACCAAGCGTGATTTCGGCCATCGCGGCGGGCTGCTCTGCCACGTCAAATGCAAGCAGGTGATTGCGGTCCCACACTGTGATGGGTTCCACAAAGTCGCCCGTGGAGAAGCGACAACGACGCACCGCACCTACGCCCGTGCCGGTGATCGTTGCTCCGGTGGGATACGCGATGCCAGTGCGAAAGACCCATTCGTTGGGCGCTGGCAGCGGAGGGAATGCGACGACGTTGTCCCACACGCGGTCAACGGGAGCATTCACCACAATACTCGTGGTCACGGGTCGGATCCCCGGCTGCGGGGCCACCCCATGTTCCATCAGCATGAGCATTGGAAGAATGCCGACGCACAAAGACAGACTTCCAGTATGAGGCAGTAGTTTCTCTGCGCTGCGCAGCAGGCAGGCTCGAGCCACCATGGCGCCACCGACGGCGAGTGGAACGGCAAGCGGTACTGCCATGATCAGGCAAATCACGCCCTCCAGGCGAAACTGCAGCAGGCACGCACCCACAACCAGCACAGCGGTTGAAGCAACTCCCGAGGTCAGCGTCGATGAACGGACCTTGCGCGCATTCAGGAACCAGGAAGTTACAAAGCCGATGGCGAATGGCACGCCCAGGAACAGCCCCCACGCATACTGCGCCAGAAAACGAGCGGAGAACCACACCAGCACAATCCCCAGGCCAACAGCCAGGGTGAATCCCATCACGGGAGCGTTGGGGCGATAGACGAAAGCTTCGTCCTCTTCCGAGTCGTCCTCGCGTTGCGTAGGCGATAGACAGAGCGTAAGGAATAGCAGGAAGTTGGCGACGGGGATGAAGAACAGCGCCAGCAGCGCGGACGGCAGACCGGCATCGCGAAGACGGCGCAACGTGAGCGAAACGCCCGCCCAGAAGAACGGAATCGCAATCGCCCATAGAAGGGCGAACAGCGCTGGATGCAGATGCATCATGCTGACGCTGTTTACGGTCGACGCTGGCATCACATATGCGGTTATGTGCCAAGGCACGCCGAAATCCGCGGCCACTGCGGAATCAATGCCGTACTTGACCATCACCAGAAGCACTGCAGCTACGGCAAATGGCCGCCGCGCAACGGTTCCTCGGAAGGAGAACAGGAATCGCAGCCATGTCGTCATGCACGCCATCATCGCATGGCAACTTCGGTGGTTACAGTTACTCTTCGTAGCCCTGCGCAAACTGCTGCGCTAGTCCTTAGGCACCGACCCAAAATGGATATTTTGCACCAGAAGAAGGGCGGTGCGGGTAGGGTTTCGTTCGCTATTCGCCACATGAGAGAATTGAAGTGATGATCTCTGTCTCGAATGTCACGATGCGGTACGGCTCGAAGATTCTCTTTGAGGACGTTTCCACGCAGTTTATTGCAGGCCGTCGTTACGGCCTGACCGGTCCCAATGGCGCGGGTAAGTCGACCTTCATGAAGGTCCTTACTGGCGAACTGGAAGCGCAGAAGGGCACCGTTGTGCGTCCGCGCAAGCTTGGCGTGCTGAAGCAGGACCAGTATGCGTTCGACGCGTATCGCGTGATCGATACCGTTATCATGGGCAATGCGCCGCTGTGGGCCGCGTTGGAAGAGCGCGAGATCCTGTACAACAAGGCCGAACTGACCGACGACGACGGCATCCGCCTGGGCGAGTTGGAAGGCGTTGTTGGCGATGAGAACGGCTATGAAGCGGAGGCCGATGCGGCCATCCTGCTGCAGGGCCTGGACATTCCCAATGAAGTGCATGAGCGCAAGATGAGCGAGCTGCAGGGCGGCCAGAAGGTCCGCGTGTTGCTGGCGCAGGCGCTGTTCGGCGAACCAGATGCGCTACTGCTGGACGAACCGACGAACTATCTCGATCTCGAGTCGATCCACTGGCTGCAGGACTTTCTGCTGGCGTATCGCGGAACACTCATTACGATCTCGCACGATCGCCACTTCTTGAACGCGGTCTGCACGCACACGGCAGACATCGATTACCAAACGATCATCACCTACACCGGTGGCTATGACGACATGGTGATGCAGAAGGTCAGCGTTCGCACTCGCATTGAATCGCAGAATGAAGAGCGCGAGAAGAAGATTGCGCAGTTGAACGACTTCATCGCGCGATTCAGCGCTGGTACTCGGTCGTCGCAGGTGAATTCGCGTAAGAAGGAAGTGGAGCGTCTTGCCACGACGGACCTGGCGCGCTCTAACATTCAACGCCCGTTCATCCGCTTTGACATGCTGCGCCCCAGCGGTAAGCATGTGCTGGAAGTGGAAGGCGTGACACACACCTATGACACGCCTGCTCCCGATGGCACGTCAGGACCAGTGTTCAAACCATTCACGTCGCAGTTGATGCGTGGTGAAAAGGTAATCCTGATGGGCCGTAACGGTACCGGCAAAACGACACTTTTGAAATCGTTGCTGAGCGGCATGCCTGATCTGCAGGACAATGATTTCCCGCGCACGCAGGGCGAAGTGAAGTGGGGCCATGAAGCGCAGATTGGTTACTTTGCTCAGGACCATAAGGCTGCCATTCAACACGGAACCACAGTGTCAGAGTGGTTGCACGGCTTCGATCCGAAGAAGTCCACGGAAGAGATTCGCGGCATCCTGGGACAGATGTTGTTCCGCGGTGAAGAAGGTTTGAAGAAGACCGACGCACTCTCCGGTGGAGAGGCTGCACGTCTGCTGTTCTGCAAACTGATGATGCAGAAGCCGAACATCCTGATCCTGGATGAACCGACGAACCATCTCGACCTGGAAAGCATCAATGCGCTGAACCAGTCGCTGCAAAAGTACGAAGGCACTGTCCTGCTCGTCACGCATGATCAGGATCTGATTGAGGAAGTGGGCACGCGTATCTGGCACTTCGAGCATGGCCAGATCACCGATCACAAGGGGCCCTACGAGGAATATCAGCAGCAGCTGGCATTGGACGCGAAGTAGTTCTTTCGCAGCAGGAATGAAGCGGCCACTTTTCAGTGGCCGCTTTCTTTTTGCACGTTGTTTTCTAGCCAGTTTTCTATCGATCACTTGCGGCTGCTACGAGTGCGTCCAACGCGGAAACTTGTGTGCCTGCGTTGAGTTCTGTGGGAGGTCCGTTCCAGGCAACGCCAAGCTGATCCTTTTCGTTGCGCGCATGCTCCCATATGCTGGTTGCGTTGGTGGCAAAGAAGGCACGATAGCGGGGTTCGTGTAGCTCGTGATCGAGAATGCGTAGGTTGCGCACAAAGATGCCCTTGAACTGGTTCGCATCGGCTCTGCACTTGGGCTCGCAGGTGTCATGCAGGATGCCGTTGTTGTCGGTGAGATGCGTGAGCCCGGCATCGGCCAGAGTCCGTGCTTCGGTAAGTGCTGTGGCATCGTGCGTGGCGCGTGAGTACTCCGCTAGTGCTCCGAGTACAACGCCCTGGTTATACGTCCACACGTTGCGTTTGTTGTTGCGGCATGCGCCTGTTGACTTGTTGATCTCAAGGCCATCGTTCACCAGATGGTCGTCGTTGATCATGCCAGAGGACTGGAACCACGCCCACTCCTTCTTTGCCCATGCGAGTGCATCTGCACGATCTGTATGCGTCCCGCGACGTGCAAGCGACGCGCTAACGTCAAAGAAGAGTTCGTTCGCGATGGCATTCTTGTAGTGTCGCTTCTTGCTCCACCAGATGCCGCCACCACAGGTGTCGTCCCATCCGCCCTGCATGTCGTGAAAGATGGACTGCGCCATGGCGAGGTACTGTGGCTTGGATGTGAGGTCATAGGCGTCGATCCACGCGAGCGCCCACCAACCTTCGTCGTCATAGAACTCGTTCAGGAAACCGGTATTGCCGCTCATCTTTGCCAGTTCGCCGGTCTGTTCCGACTTGGGCACAACGATCTGAGCCTGCGTGAAGGTGTTGCTTACGATTGCTTCGTTCGCGTGAGGCAGGCCCGCGTGCATCGCATCCACCAACATGGTGATGGCGTTGGCAGAGTTCCACCATCCGGTGGTCTGATACAACCCCGTGCGTTGCACGTACCAGCGCTGCAGCGCCGTGATGCCGGCTTCTACGCGACGGATCGCTTCTTTGTGCGGGACGGATGGTTGCTGTGCCGAGAGCGAAACCGCGATAAGAGCGAGAGCAGCGAGAAGGAAGCGTCGCAGAAACATGCTCACAGTTGTACCGGCTGTGCGATGGCTCTGTCTCGCTCCTATACTGGAACAAGGAGTGTCGCATGTCTTTTGTGGAACCCGTCAAGGCGGAATCGAAGAACGTATTGGGCCAGCCGATGCAGACATGTGGCTGCGATCCCATGACCGGCTTCTACCGGGACGGATGCTGCGACACCGGTCCGGACGATGTTGGTGTGCACACCGTGTGCTGCGTGGTCACTGAGGAGTTCCTTGCCGCGTCCCAGCGCCTGGGCAACGACCTGAGCACTCCGATGCCGCAGTTTGGCTTTCCGGGCTTGAAGCCGGGCGATCGCTGGTGTGTATGCGCCGCACGTTGGTTGCAGGTTTTTGAGGCGGGTGCGGCATGCCCTGTAGTGCTGGAAGCGACGCACGAAAATACGCTGCGGATAGTTCCGTTTGAACTACTTTTGCAGCACGCTGTTATTCCGGATAAGTTGCATTAGTCGCGACGGCTGAAACAGCCGTAAGCCTATGATTTTTAGGAAATTCGTACATTCTGCCATAGAAGTACGGGTTTTCCTGCGACAACCTGCGTCCGTTCACTTTCTTTTCATAATTCGTGCTTGACATAGGGTGTAAGCCTGCTCGACCGTAGAAATATCACCCTAATTTGCGCTTTCGACTTACTTGAACGGAAGAAAATACTCGATCGAAGCGCAAAAAATCGCCGATGTACGGCGAAAGTTTTTGAACCCGCAGCCGCCTGAAGTGCCGCGGAGATTTGCAAGAAAGTTTGCAGGAGTCGCCAGTTGAAGAACAACATGGGAACAACGAAGCTCTGGGCCACGGCGGTACTCGCCTGTAGCCTCAGCGCCGCAACCGCATTTGCGCAGACAGCCGGTGTGGGTAACATCTCCGGTACTGTGACGGATTCGACCGGTGCCATTGTGCCGAATGCAGCCGTCACTGTCATCAACACCGACACTGGTGTTCGCCGTGATATCACGACCAACAGCAAGGGCGACTACCTGGTGCAGTTTTTGCAGCCCGGTAAGTACGAGGTCATCGCGACCGGCGTCGGCTTTGGCAAGGTAGACCGCAAGGACCTGGTAGTAAACGTCGGCCAGACGCTGACGGTGGACGCGGCGCTTGCTGCAGCCGGTACTTCCACTGAAGTTCAGGTGACGAGCGAAATGCCGATTCTGGACACGGAAAAGACCGAAGTGTCGCAGGTGGTGGACCAGAACCTGATCGGCAACCTGCCGGTGAACAGCCGTAACTGGAGCTCGTTCGTTCTGTTGACACCGAACGTGACGCCAGACGGCGGCAGCGGTCTGGTCAGCTTCCACGGCATCAGCGGCCTGTACAACCAGAACTACGTTGACGGTGGAAACAACAACCAGATGCTGTTCAGCGAAGCGCGTGGTCGCGCTTCGGGTGCTCCGTATGTTTACTCGGTTGACTCCATCAAGGAATTCCAGGCGAACACGTCGAACTACTCGGTTGAGTTCGGTCAGGCTGCCGGCGGACAGGTGAACGCCATCACCAAGAACGGCACCAACCAGATCCACGGTGACCTGTTCTACTACCTGCGCTATCCGTCGCTGAATGCTCTTGATCCGCAGACTAAGTGGACCGCTCTGTACAACACGACGAACACTTCCGCGAAGTCGTTCCTGTTGACGCAGCCTGTACACCAGCAGCACCAGTTCGGTGGTTCGGTGGGTGGACCGATTATCAAGGATCGCCTGTTCTACTTCTTCACCTATGATGGCTTCCGCCGTGTAGGTAAAGCGCTGTACTACAACAACAACACCATCACGCTGACCCCGACCGGCACCACCTCGTCGACGAACATCATTTCGCCGACCCAGTGCTCGCCCTTCATTACGGCGGCACAGTGCACTGCGGCGATCAACTTCGTGAACACCAACGCGTTTGGCGCGCCGACACGTTTCCAGAAGCAGAACCTGTTCTTCCCGCGTATTGACTGGCATATCTCGAAGCACAACGATATGTTTGTCAACTTCAACTGGGCGAACTTTGATTCGACTTACGGTTATTCGACCGCGAACACGTTCAGCGGTTCGTCGCCTTCG from Terriglobus sp. TAA 43 includes these protein-coding regions:
- a CDS encoding SDR family NAD(P)-dependent oxidoreductase is translated as MDLGLKGKRALVTGSTAGIGLAIAKGLVAEGATVWINGRTQERVDAALKQISGDVHGVAADLSTVEGTPKLFAELPQVDVLVNNLGIFETKPFLEIDDAEWMRFLDTNVLSGVRVTRQYLPGMLERKWGRVLFVSSESGVQIPPEMVHYGVTKAAQIALARGIAETIPASGVTVNSLLPGPTESEGVTAMMEKIAKEKGITVEQVEKQFIATDRPSSLNKRLAKVEEVAAMAVYLCSEQASGTNGSPVRVDGGVVKSAW
- a CDS encoding DUF805 domain-containing protein, with the translated sequence MTTWLRFLFSFRGTVARRPFAVAAVLLVMVKYGIDSAVAADFGVPWHITAYVMPASTVNSVSMMHLHPALFALLWAIAIPFFWAGVSLTLRRLRDAGLPSALLALFFIPVANFLLFLTLCLSPTQREDDSEEDEAFVYRPNAPVMGFTLAVGLGIVLVWFSARFLAQYAWGLFLGVPFAIGFVTSWFLNARKVRSSTLTSGVASTAVLVVGACLLQFRLEGVICLIMAVPLAVPLAVGGAMVARACLLRSAEKLLPHTGSLSLCVGILPMLMLMEHGVAPQPGIRPVTTSIVVNAPVDRVWDNVVAFPPLPAPNEWVFRTGIAYPTGATITGTGVGAVRRCRFSTGDFVEPITVWDRNHLLAFDVAEQPAAMAEITLGAGPLHTPHIERNYLRSHHGQFRLVALSANQTLLEGTTWYQDYFWPQAYWRPWSDAIIHRIHMRVLQHVKQQAEVATTVATTP
- a CDS encoding ABC-F family ATP-binding cassette domain-containing protein, which translates into the protein MISVSNVTMRYGSKILFEDVSTQFIAGRRYGLTGPNGAGKSTFMKVLTGELEAQKGTVVRPRKLGVLKQDQYAFDAYRVIDTVIMGNAPLWAALEEREILYNKAELTDDDGIRLGELEGVVGDENGYEAEADAAILLQGLDIPNEVHERKMSELQGGQKVRVLLAQALFGEPDALLLDEPTNYLDLESIHWLQDFLLAYRGTLITISHDRHFLNAVCTHTADIDYQTIITYTGGYDDMVMQKVSVRTRIESQNEEREKKIAQLNDFIARFSAGTRSSQVNSRKKEVERLATTDLARSNIQRPFIRFDMLRPSGKHVLEVEGVTHTYDTPAPDGTSGPVFKPFTSQLMRGEKVILMGRNGTGKTTLLKSLLSGMPDLQDNDFPRTQGEVKWGHEAQIGYFAQDHKAAIQHGTTVSEWLHGFDPKKSTEEIRGILGQMLFRGEEGLKKTDALSGGEAARLLFCKLMMQKPNILILDEPTNHLDLESINALNQSLQKYEGTVLLVTHDQDLIEEVGTRIWHFEHGQITDHKGPYEEYQQQLALDAK
- a CDS encoding glycoside hydrolase family 76 protein, which translates into the protein MFLRRFLLAALALIAVSLSAQQPSVPHKEAIRRVEAGITALQRWYVQRTGLYQTTGWWNSANAITMLVDAMHAGLPHANEAIVSNTFTQAQIVVPKSEQTGELAKMSGNTGFLNEFYDDEGWWALAWIDAYDLTSKPQYLAMAQSIFHDMQGGWDDTCGGGIWWSKKRHYKNAIANELFFDVSASLARRGTHTDRADALAWAKKEWAWFQSSGMINDDHLVNDGLEINKSTGACRNNKRNVWTYNQGVVLGALAEYSRATHDATALTEARTLADAGLTHLTDNNGILHDTCEPKCRADANQFKGIFVRNLRILDHELHEPRYRAFFATNATSIWEHARNEKDQLGVAWNGPPTELNAGTQVSALDALVAAASDR
- a CDS encoding DUF2237 family protein, with translation MSFVEPVKAESKNVLGQPMQTCGCDPMTGFYRDGCCDTGPDDVGVHTVCCVVTEEFLAASQRLGNDLSTPMPQFGFPGLKPGDRWCVCAARWLQVFEAGAACPVVLEATHENTLRIVPFELLLQHAVIPDKLH